In Pseudomonas grandcourensis, the DNA window GCGACTACGACCCGGAGGAAGGCAAGAAGTACACCGCCCGTCCGGTGATAGAACTGGACATCTGCATGGGCTCGGCCCTGCGCAGCATCGAAGTGAACCTGACCGACCGCAGCGCGTTCCAATATCCGCTCCTGATTGGCTCCGAAGCACTCAAGCGCTTCGATGCACTGGTTGACCCCAGCCTTAAATATGCTGCCGGCAAACCCGCCTGCACCACCGACGCTCATACCGCCGAGTAATTTCAATGCGCTCTCTTACCCTTCACCTGAAACTGCTGATCGCCATCCTGGTGGTGCTGGGCATTTCAGTTACGGCCTATCAGATCTTCGTGCTGGGCATCCCGGTGACCGAAGACGCCACCGACGACCTGTGGAACATCGACGCCAAGGTCGAGTTCGTCGCCAGTGCCAAGGACCCGGTCAAGATCCAGATGTTCGTGCCACCGCTGAGCCGCGACTTCGTCAGCCTCAACGAGAGCTTCATCTCCAATAACTACGGCGTGGCCGTGAACCGGGTCGACGGCAACCGCAAGGTCACCTGGTCGGCACGCCGGGCCAAAGGCAACCAGACGCTGTATTACCGCCTGGTGCTGACCAAGCGTTATTCCGGCGAGAAGGCCAAGATCAAAGGCCCGACCTTTCGCGACAGCATGACCATCGAGGGCCCGGAAAAAATCGCCGCCGAAGCTCTGCTCGCACCGATTCGCCAACACTCGGCCGACGTCGAGACCTTCGTCGGCGAAGCCATCAAGCGGGTCAACAACCTCAACGACGACAACGTGAAACTGCTGCTGGCCGGTGATCCTACCGCGGCGCACAAGGCGAAAATCGTCGAGTTGCTGCTGTCCATCGCCCATGTGCCGATCGAGAAGGTCCACACCATCCGCCTGGTGGCCGACCAGCCGCAAGTGCCGGAACTGTGGCTGCGCAGCTTCAATGGCACCGACTGGATGTACTTCAACCCGGAAACCGGTGAACAGGGCCTGCCGACCGACCGCCTGCTGTGGTGGACCGGCGACGAAAACCTGATCACCGTCGATGGCGGCAAGAAAGCCAACGTGACCTTCAGCCTGAACAACAGCGAAATGAACGCTATTCGCCTGGCCAAGCTGACCGACGAAAACACCGACGCCAACTTCCTCGAGTACTCGCTGTACGGCCTGCCGCTGCAAACCCAGCAGACCTTCATGATCATGGTGATGATCCCGATCGGCGTGCTGGTGATCCTGATCCTGCGCAACCTGATCGGCATCCAGACCCTGGGCACCTTCACCCCGGTGCTGATCGCCCTGGCCTTCCGCGAAACCCAGCTCGGCTTCGGCATCATGCTGTTCACCATCATCACGGCGCTGGGCCTGTCGCTGCGCTCCTACCTTGAACACCTGAAACTGCAAATGCTGCCGAGGCTGTCGGTGGTGCTGACGTTCGTGGTGGTGCTGATTGCAGCGATCAGCCTGTTCAGCCATAAACTCGGCCTGGAACGCGGCTTGTCGGTGGCGCTGTTCCCGATGGTGATCCTGACCATGACCATCGAACGCCTGTCGATCACCTGGGAAGAGCGCGGCGGTGGCCATGCCATGAAAGTGGCCATCGGTACGCTGTTCGCCGCGTCCCTGGCGCACCTGATCATGACCGTGCCGGAACTGGTGTACTTCGTGTTCACTTTCCCGGCGATCCTGCTGATCCTGGTGGGCTTCATGCTGGCCATGGGTCGTTATCGCGGTTACCGCCTGACCGAACTGGTGCGCTTCAAGGCCTTCCTGAAAAAGGCTGACGCCTGATGTTCGGCTTCTGGAAGACCTGGAAGGCCCTGGAAGCCCGGGGCATCATGGGGATCAATCGGCGCAACGCAGACTACGTGCTCAAGTACAACAAGCGCAGCCTGTACCCGATCGTCGATGACAAGATCATCACCAAGGAACGCGCCATCGCCGCCGGCATCCATGTGCCCGAGCTGTATGGCGTGATCTCCACCGAGAAGGAAATCGACAATCTCGAAGAGATCATCGGCGGGCGCAGCGACTTCGTGATCAAACCGGCCCAGGGCGCTGGCGGTGATGGCATCCTGGTCATTGCCGACCGCTTTGAAGGGCGTTATCGCACGGTGTCCGGCCGGATCATCAGCCATGAAGAAATCGAGCACCAGATTTCCAGCATCCTGACCGGCCTGTATTCCCTCGGCGGACACCGCGACCGGGCGCTGATCGAGTACCGCGTGATTCCGGACCAGATCTTCAAGAGCATCAGCTATGAAGGCGTGCCGGACATTCGCATCATTGTGTTGATGGGCTACCCGGTGATGGCCATGTTGCGCCTGCCGACGCGCCAGTCCAACGGCAAGGCCAACCTGCACCAGGGCGCCATCGGTGTCGGCGTGGACCTGGCCACCGGCCTGACCCTGCGCGGCACCTGGCTGAACAACATCATCAACAAACACCCGGACACCACGAACGCGGTGGATGGCGTGCAACTGCCCTACTGGGACGGTTTCATGAAACTCGCCGCCGGCTGTTATGAGTTGTGCGGCTTGGGCTACATCGGTGTCGACATGGTCCTGGACCAGGAAAAAGGCCCGCTGATTCTGGAGCTCAACGCCCGGCCGGGGCTGAATATCCAGATTGCCAACGATTGCGGCCTGACGTTGCGTACTCATGCGGTCGAGGCGCGCCTGGAAGACCTCAAGGCTCGTGGCGTGACTGAATCGGTCGAAGAGCGCGTTGCGTTTGTGCAGGAGATGTTTGGGCATATTCCTGCGGTCGAGGGCTGATTCCTGTGGCGAGGGGGCTTGCCCCCGTTGGGGTGCGTAGCAGCCCTCTGGTTTATCAGATAGACCGAGTCAGCCGGGCTTGCGACGGCTGCGCCGCCGAACGGGGGCAAGCCCCCTCGCCACAAAAATCTCACTCGCCGTATCCAATCTGCCAATCCCCGACATCCCCTCTAGGAGCAACTCCCCGAGGGGACTACAATCGCCACCCCGCCTCGATGGCTGACTTCCCCCGCCCATGTTGACCTGCTCCGTACACTCGCTGCCCTATCGCGCCAACCCCGCCGAATATTTCGCGGCGATTCGCCATGCTCCCGGTGCCGTGCTGCTCGACAGTGGCCGCCCCAGCGCCGACCGCGGTCGCTATGACCTGCTCAGCGCCTGGCCATTGGAACAACTGACGGTATCGCCCGACGAAAGTGGCGACGCTTTCCTGCAACGCCTGCGCGATAACCTGACACGCCTGGGTGAAGCCACTCTGCCAGCACCGTATGAATTGCCGTTTGCCGGTGGATTGATCGGCTACCTGAGTTACGACTTCGGCCGACATCTGGAGCGCCTGCCGAGCCAGGCCCGTGACGACCTGCATCTGCCCGACGCGCGTTTCGGTTTGTACGGCTGGGCATTGATCAGCGATCACCTTTCACTGACCAGTCAATTGGTGTTCCACCCGACCCTGCCCGACATCGAGCGTCAGCGCCTGATCGAGCTGTTCAGCCAGCCTGCAGCGGAAGTGGTCGCGCCCTTCAAGCTGCTCACCCCGATGACCGCCGACTTGAGCGCCGATGAGTATCAACAGGCCATCGAGCGCATCCAGCAGTACATTCAGGCCGGTGACTGTTACCAGGTCAATTTCGCCCAACGGTTTCGCGCACCCTGCCAGGGTGATTCGTGGGCCGCTTACTGCGCGCTGCGCGCTGCGTGCCCGACGCCTTTTTCCGGTTTCCAGAGCTTGCCTGATGGCGATGCCGTACTCAGCCTGTCGCCGGAACGCTTCGTCAAAGTCAGCCAGGGCCATGTGGAAACCCGCCCGATCAAGGGCACCCGCCCGCGGGGCCTGACGCCGGAGCAAGACGCCGCGAACGCCGCCGAATTGCTGGCCAGCCCGAAGGACCGCGCGGAAAACCTGATGATTGTCGACCTGCTGCGCAATGACCTCGGTCGCACCTGCCGCACCGGTTCAGTACGGGTCCCGGAATTGTTCAGCCTGGAAAGTTATCCGAACGTGCACCACCTGGTGAGCAGCGTCACCGGTGAACTGGCGAATGAGCGCGACGCCCTGGACCTGATCGCCGGCAGCTTCCCCGGCGGCTCGATTACCGGCGCGCCAAAGATTCGCGCCATGCAGATCATCGACGAACTGGAGCCGACCCGACGCGGACTGTATTGCGGTTCGTTGTTGTATCTCGATGTGCGCGGCGAGATGGACAGCTCCATCGCCATCCGCAGTTTGCTGGTCAAGGACGGGCAGGTGTGTTGCTGGGGCGGTGGCGGGATTGTCGCGGACTCGGAGTGGCAGGCTGAGTATCAGGAATCGATCACCAAGGTGAAGGTGCTGCTCGATACTTTGCAAAGTCTGTAACGCAGTACTTTTGTGGCGAGGGGGCTTGCCCCCGTTGGGTCGCGAAGCGACCCCAATACCTAAGACCGCGCATCCCCAGATAGAACACGTGTACCGGTTGGCGACTGCTGCGCAGCCGAACGGGGGCAAGCCCCCTCGCCACAGGGGATCGAGTTACAGGCTCAACGTCCGATTCGAAGCCTTGATGAACTCCTGCTTCAACGCCTCAAACGTATGCACCGCCGGGAACTGCGGGAACTGCGCAATCACGTTGTCCGGTGCATGGAACAGAATCCCCGCATCGGCTTCGCCCAGCATCGTGGTGTCGTTGTAGGAATCCCCCGCCGCAATCACCCGGTAGTAGAGGCTCTTGAAGGCCAGAACCGACTGACGTTTTGGATCTTTCTGACGCAGTTGATAGTCAGTGACTCGCCCGCTGTCGTCAGTAATCAGGCGATGGCAGAGCAAGGTCGGGAAGCCCAGTTGGCGCATCAGCGGCTGGGAAAATTCATAGAAGGTGTCCGACAGGATCACCACCTGGAAACGCTCGCGCAGCCAGTCGACGAACTCGATGGCGCCGCCCAGCGGCTTGAGCGTGGCGATCACTTCCTGAATGTCGGAGAGCTTCAGGCCGTGCTCGTCGAGAATCCGCAGGCGCTGCTTCATCAGCACGTCGTAGTCGGGAATGTCCCGGGTGGTGGCCCTGAGGGATTCGATCCCGGTTTTTTCGGCGAAGGCGATCCAGATTTCCGGGACCAATACACCTTCAAGATCCA includes these proteins:
- a CDS encoding inactive transglutaminase family protein, with the translated sequence MRSLTLHLKLLIAILVVLGISVTAYQIFVLGIPVTEDATDDLWNIDAKVEFVASAKDPVKIQMFVPPLSRDFVSLNESFISNNYGVAVNRVDGNRKVTWSARRAKGNQTLYYRLVLTKRYSGEKAKIKGPTFRDSMTIEGPEKIAAEALLAPIRQHSADVETFVGEAIKRVNNLNDDNVKLLLAGDPTAAHKAKIVELLLSIAHVPIEKVHTIRLVADQPQVPELWLRSFNGTDWMYFNPETGEQGLPTDRLLWWTGDENLITVDGGKKANVTFSLNNSEMNAIRLAKLTDENTDANFLEYSLYGLPLQTQQTFMIMVMIPIGVLVILILRNLIGIQTLGTFTPVLIALAFRETQLGFGIMLFTIITALGLSLRSYLEHLKLQMLPRLSVVLTFVVVLIAAISLFSHKLGLERGLSVALFPMVILTMTIERLSITWEERGGGHAMKVAIGTLFAASLAHLIMTVPELVYFVFTFPAILLILVGFMLAMGRYRGYRLTELVRFKAFLKKADA
- a CDS encoding alpha-L-glutamate ligase-like protein, encoding MFGFWKTWKALEARGIMGINRRNADYVLKYNKRSLYPIVDDKIITKERAIAAGIHVPELYGVISTEKEIDNLEEIIGGRSDFVIKPAQGAGGDGILVIADRFEGRYRTVSGRIISHEEIEHQISSILTGLYSLGGHRDRALIEYRVIPDQIFKSISYEGVPDIRIIVLMGYPVMAMLRLPTRQSNGKANLHQGAIGVGVDLATGLTLRGTWLNNIINKHPDTTNAVDGVQLPYWDGFMKLAAGCYELCGLGYIGVDMVLDQEKGPLILELNARPGLNIQIANDCGLTLRTHAVEARLEDLKARGVTESVEERVAFVQEMFGHIPAVEG
- the pabB gene encoding aminodeoxychorismate synthase component I, which codes for MLTCSVHSLPYRANPAEYFAAIRHAPGAVLLDSGRPSADRGRYDLLSAWPLEQLTVSPDESGDAFLQRLRDNLTRLGEATLPAPYELPFAGGLIGYLSYDFGRHLERLPSQARDDLHLPDARFGLYGWALISDHLSLTSQLVFHPTLPDIERQRLIELFSQPAAEVVAPFKLLTPMTADLSADEYQQAIERIQQYIQAGDCYQVNFAQRFRAPCQGDSWAAYCALRAACPTPFSGFQSLPDGDAVLSLSPERFVKVSQGHVETRPIKGTRPRGLTPEQDAANAAELLASPKDRAENLMIVDLLRNDLGRTCRTGSVRVPELFSLESYPNVHHLVSSVTGELANERDALDLIAGSFPGGSITGAPKIRAMQIIDELEPTRRGLYCGSLLYLDVRGEMDSSIAIRSLLVKDGQVCCWGGGGIVADSEWQAEYQESITKVKVLLDTLQSL
- the thrH gene encoding bifunctional phosphoserine phosphatase/homoserine phosphotransferase ThrH; translation: MEIACLDLEGVLVPEIWIAFAEKTGIESLRATTRDIPDYDVLMKQRLRILDEHGLKLSDIQEVIATLKPLGGAIEFVDWLRERFQVVILSDTFYEFSQPLMRQLGFPTLLCHRLITDDSGRVTDYQLRQKDPKRQSVLAFKSLYYRVIAAGDSYNDTTMLGEADAGILFHAPDNVIAQFPQFPAVHTFEALKQEFIKASNRTLSL